The region aaaaggaaagttgtactcaccaggggctttttccagcccagtgctggtcgggaggtcccacgccggcgtcctggctcctcttcttctccccgctccggaatggctggcaggccgcagcccgggcgacactctcccgagtgtcgggctgcttcttccgcatatgacgtggattacgtcacacggcggccgcctcgcgtcatcacggcggccggcgtgaaagtactgcgcatgcgcgaacaaagcccgcatgcgcagtactttcacgccggccgccgtgatgacgcgaggcggccggcgtgtgacgtaatccgcgtcatatgcggaagaagcagcccgacactcgggagagtgtcgcccgggctgcggcctgccagccattccggagcggggagaaggagaggagccaggacgccggcgtgggacctcccgaccagcactgggctggaaaaagcccctggtgagtacaactttccttttttttctgagctcggagtccctttaaatttataGAGAGAGTCAAGGTTCCTAGTATGTGCCCATTATACAttccacataggcctcaattcacggagcattatcaaacgattatcaaacactttatcaaacgtttgataatttacctcatggttaaaatcacactaaggtgttatatatttgttgaacgttttatcggtaaaacattcgataaatatataacaccttagtgaatttaaaatgagattttacccgtgaggtaaattatcaaacgtttgataaagtgtttgataaacgtttgataatgctccgtgaattgaggccaacttGTCTTCTATTCACTATACCACAGCAGTGCAACTGGAAGTGGCTGATGCTGCCTCCTGCAGCAAGTGTCTATTGGACGCAGGGGTACATGATCCCAGGTGATAGCTACTAGCTGCTAATACCCTGTTCAAAATGCTAAAACCTGATGGCTTAACCTAAAAGCATGTATCCCTATTTGAAAGATGgtatagattcattacacacaactgaagtagttcaagccttttattgttttaatattgatgattttggcatacagctcatgaaaaccccaaattcctatctcaaaaaattagcatatttcttccgaacaataaaagaaaagtgtttttaaaacaaaaaaaagtcaaccttcaaataattatgttcagttatgcactcaatacttggccgggaatccttttgcagaaatgactgcttcaatgtgtcgtggcatggaggcaatcagcccgtggcactgctcgggtgttatggaggcccaggatgcttcgatagcagccttaagctcatccagagtgttgggtcttgtgtctctcaactttctcttcacaatatcccacagattctctatgaggttcaggtcaggagagttggcaggccaattgagcacagtaataccatggtcagtaaaccatttaccagtggttttggcactgtgagcaggcgccaggtcgtgctgaaaaatgaaatcttcatttccataaagcttttcagcagatggaagcatgaagtgctccaaaatctcctgatagccagctgcattgaccctgcccttgataaaatacagtggaccaacaccagcagctgacatggcacctcagaccatcactgactgtgggtacttgacactggacttcaggcattttggcatttccctctccccagtcttccttcagaatctggcaccttgatttccaaatgacatgcaaaagttgctttcatcctaaaaaagtactttggaccactgagcaacagtccagtgctgcttctctgtatcccaggtcaggcgcttctgccgctgtttctggttcaaaagtggcttgacctggggaatgcggaacctgtagcccatttcctgcacacgcctgtacactgcggctctggatgtttctactccagactcagtccactgcttccgcaggtcccccaaggtctggaatctgtccttctccacaatctttctcagggtccggtcacctcttctcgttgtgcagcgttttctgccacactttttccttcccacagacttcccactgaggtgccttgatacagcactctgggaacagcctattcgttcagaaatttctttctgtgttttatcctcttgcttgagggtgtcaatgatggccttctggacagcagtcaggtcgtcagtcttacccatgattgcggttttgagtaatgaaccaggctgggagtttttaaaagcctcaggaatcttttgcaggtgtttaaagttaattagttgattcagataattaggttaatagctcgtttagagaaccttttcatgatatgctaattttttgagacaggaattttgggttttcataagctgtatgccaaaatcatcaacattaaaacaataaaaggcttgaactacttcagttgtgtttaatgaatctaaaatatatgaagtctaatgtttatcagtacattacagaaaataatgaactttatcacattatgcaaattttttgagaaggacctgtatttcaAGTGAACTcaaggtaagagtgatatggaggctaccataattatttactttttaacaataccagttgtctggcagccctgttggtatatttggctgcagtagtgtctgaattacaccagaaacaagaattcagctaaccttgtcagacaataatgtcaaaaacacttgatatgcatatgcttgttcagggcctgcgcacgatctcctgcagtagctgaccccaggacttgacgctaattggggttaggccaggcatgggcaaactcggccctccagctgttatggaactacaagtcccacaatgcatttgcctttatgagtcatgactgtggctgtcagactcctgcaatgcattgtaggacttgtagttccttgacagcttgagggccaagtttgcccatgcctgggttaggcggtcctggggctgctgctgcggtcacgcccattggcgtgacacggtcgttaggtagttaagctATGTATGGCACTTCTTTATTCCACTTTTCAAGCCAATTGTTAGAAAGTTGGGTTTCTCTGTTGGTGTTGATAAGGGTCTTCCCAGGGCAAGGAGTATAAGTGGTCACTGGTCTGTACCAGAGTATCCTGCAAGGGTTGTTGAGCTGCCACTCAAATAATTGGGCAACAGTACAAGAGGCCACACCTGCACTGTAGCCAGCCGGAAAGATAAGCCATAACACCAAGTGAGTAGAAGGGCCACATGGCCAGCTTACTAACCTCAGGTTTCTGGAACTGGGATGCATCTATAACCATTATTGTTAGAACATAGGCACCTACAGTGCAGGAGTCACAGATTCAAGTCTctaccagtacactatctgcatggggcttgtatgttctcccttgcAGGTTATTTTGGGAACTTTGGATTTCTCCCATATTTCAAAAGTGTTTGTTAACTTTCTCCCCAGAGTATGGtcaagacataagactatgactatggtacagaTATTGCATTGGTAAGCCCTCTGAGAGACAATAGGCCCCATCCAATACATTTTTGCTCCTAAGAtttctgctaggtgatattttcacattttgtaaataaaatgcctttacaaAGATACCTGCaatgcaagcaagaaaatattcagaataattttgacggtGCATTTTCACCACCTTTTTAGTATGTTTTCAGAGTGCTGAaacgttgttgttgttttttttaaaacaaaagatgaaaaatgatctcctaggagaaaaagtgacttgaatAAAGGCCAAAAAATGCATTGTACTCTGCAAAGATCATCAACTGGGTCCATATCATGAGATCAATGCAAAACAATGTAAACTGGCGGCGTTAAAActatgccgcatcaggcttaggcagccacaagtgtggcgtagCTTTAACTATCGGTGGGCCTGAAGCAGTTAATAATAGCCATGGGGAATAGGGACTATACACTTGTTGGACTTCTGGAGCCATCATGAAACCTCCACTTAAAAAAGGTGTGCAGAGGGTCCTCAATACAACACAGTGGCTAGTGTTATGGTGTCAAAGATCTCCACCTGATATTTTATCACCATGCAGAGcatgcatgtcaaactctggcctgtgggccaaatctggcccacagagccatcaaattttgcCTGCAAGTAAttcccccactttgcattatgtttagtCCACTCTAGACAACCGGGGAGCTATATAAGTAGTCAAGCCATAGATTACCAGAGAATCCATAGGGGGAGGAAAGGGAAAAGCAGTAGACCGAAGGGAATTGTGTAGGAAAGGGAGAGGGTCAATAGATACCAGGGGGTGAATTGTTAAAGGTGTGGTGAGGGTcaatagacaccaggaaactattTAGGGGTGGGAGGGcaaccaatagacaccagggaactgtatagtggagggagggagctccactTAACACCAGAGAAAACTGTATAGAGAAGGGAGGTAGGACTACTAGATGCCAGAGAACTTTATAGGAGTGGGAGATGGcattagacacaagggaactgtataggggaggaaaggagcattagactccagggaactgtataggggagggagagtccactagacaccaggggactgtataggggagacaAGAACACTAAACACGAGGAAACAGTATAGAGAGGGAGGtaggactactagacaccagggaactgtataggggagggaggaggcattagacagcaGGAAACCGTATGGGGaggaaggagggccactagacaccagggaactatataggagagggagggggccactagacacaagtTAACTTTATAAGGGAGCAAGGTGGCCACTACACATTGAGAATGGcacgtgacttggtcccagtgttcaatttcatcccactttgtatttgagttttacaCCCCTGTAGAGGAACCCATGTATATGCTTGTGCAGGTAATATGCCTTCTATTTTCCTAAATTAACACCATGCAACTTACTTTTCTGTAGTCCAGCTTCTCCTATATATGTATGATAAACTACAAAATTTGGGAAGTTGATGAATTGTTTCCAAATTATGTAGTGGGTGACATTCCCACTGTTCAcatgagccaagtttgcagaagaGGTCAAGTTGGACACCTCATTATATTCCGCTGAGTCGTTTTCTGCTGTCCTGCTACCATTATAGCTTTGAGCTGTGCCAAGTTTATCATCTGGCATCAGTTTTTGTATAAAATTATTAGAATTGTCAAGAGCTGCAAGAGATGAATTATACCCATCTGATTGATTGGTGGCATTTGTATTCTGGTCAGGTGGTGGCACAGAATCCATTGCATTTGTTATTTCAGTGTAGCAAAACAAGAAGACAATTAACATTATGCAGTGAGAAGCCCCAATTCCCATTTTCTTTCTTGATTTAAGTTTCTAAAGTGAAACAGAAACAATGTTAAAAGTGGAAAAtataacaattttattcatttgtAATAAATACAATACTGGTTTaacgcaggattgtcagccataaaatcaaattcaatttacccactgctctgtgtttattatgcagcctgcaacctgaccctgcattgcaagcactccaatttaatcagaaatgtttctgctgtaataaaccttatctcagacagcctggctctatttggcttCTACCCGCCTACATTCCTGCTCCCCACTGAATGGCTGAAGGCATTCAGTGAGCTGCAAAAATCCGATCTCTGCTGTGCCCACAtgcttacaaagcaagctagctatgacattgcagtttctaggaggaacaAAAAGAgtaggggaggaaatgacatcaggattggcttcagtcagaaggaataaaaatggaaaatgcagggaacagttttctctttatttacgatataaagttcactgaaatcaaaacatggacagtacaatacatgtgttatgcaagtaaaacaagtatttatctacttatacagtatatctgtTTTTCCctaggatagtatggctgaccctgctgcttcacCTCAGACAGTACACTGAGGCATTCACATTAGACCAATAAAGTTGATTGGGCAAGGTTGGACAACGTAAGAGAACGAGGAAACACGGACTAGATTTCTTCTTTCAAAGTGCCTGCTGTTAGGTGGCGAAAGTTTTGTGCATGAGAATCTGTGActtagtcagtggcgtagctaaggagctgtgggccccgatgcaagttttacactggggccccccaagcactctatacataacaattgatacggcacaccaaaacctgccaatggcaactacagtgtcagaggtgtaagaagggggtggggaacagtttattaatgcttaccactattcaaagcatctatagaagtgattattctgggcacaggaccaatagagaggtaatactgcagttgaggaagggcccccgcggtgcccctctggcccaagggccccgatgcagtcgcaacctctgcaccccctattgctactcccctggaCTTAGTCATTTGCATTCTCTTTACTCCCACCATCAAATAATGTGAACCTCAGGAAATATGGATCCTCGTTCAGCCAGACCACAGCACCAGTGAGCATCCTTAGCAGCAATCTGAAATATGTGGTTGAGCATTGGTCAAGTATCATCGCTGAAGCCATGAATCCTAATGCAAATTTCCCACTGACCCCTCCCTTCCCTAGAAACCCCCTTCACCAGCAGCTTCCCCAATCCCTCACCCCAGTTCAGTATATACAATAATCACGATACAGACCACCAAAACTAGTTCTCGAGGCACAGCCATAGGGCAAGAGAGGAGTAAGCAAAGGAAGAGGAATGGTTTACTAATAATTGCCACAACTCAGAGCAGAAAAGGATTAAAgtgtaacaccccctcccccctttgatCTGCTGCAATCTCTATTCCCCCTTCGCTTCACTGCAACCTCCTAAAAATGCAGAGATTGTCAGTAGATTACTAGGGGAaggggcatcccttgcaggagaggtACTCCTACAAAACaccccttcccctcctccccaagcCTCCTCCCTGCCTCTatgtggctctccccgcctctctgctCTGCCCGgggtcccagattttttttttgttttaaagtggtattgtcaccattataattcaaattttaacagcaactggtctgagtgtattaagtgataaagatgctaatcctgcattcaaaacttgcaaaactttttctgctgttatgatttggagttatcacatactttaggagcaatggtcctttagtagtcagtgccaaacagttgaatgctgggggttctttttatctataatatattcctcctcttaatTAATTAATTTGCCTGCCTAGccgatctgaaacatgatcccctgctcacttgtgtttacaagcaaggctgaggtgactcagcgattggaggagaaaagaaaaaaaaagactgtgcAGTTCCtattatacacctcagtgggagtgtctaaagactgagaagagggcagctaatgaatacacaatgagcaagagaagggaggggggggaaacaagagtcaggcaggatatgatgtcagtattagcttagcaagatggccactgcctagagtaggattttctgcttttcctttataaaatttacaggaatcgttacgtggatagcacaatacatctgttatgtaagtagaactagtatttatctacttatatatgtgtttttttatttctaggttagcatggatgtcacttgttctttaacacaAAATTAAACTGGGTGATTACTGGAGATAGGAGCAGCGGGGAGAGACTCTACCTGATCTGGCTAGTTCCCCGGATCAGGTggcatggttttgtttttttttgtttttctgggcTTGGATTTGCTTTAAGATGAcatggggctctaggcaagacAGCAGTTTTTTACCTttgctgatgatcacctggcttttttttgtaagatttggtaggggttagcatccaccaggcccttgGACTCTCTCCTGGCCCTAGGaaactgcctaggattgccttgtggatgatccggctctgattCAAAGCACATCCAGGTGATCagcagcaccaataaagagctaatgcagcAAATAGATGAGGGTCCCCCTAGGaccaggggccctggtgtggttgCAAGCACTGCATTGCTCCAGTGGACTGCTATATGAAAGCTGCAATTTACAACAAAAAAAGAATCGTACAAAACTAATTTGTACCTTATTGTGGTAATAATACATGTGTTGCCATTTTTCAGTCAcaagagtttttttttaatctggtcctgaatgggttaagaaaaaaaagcatttttcaatttttgtgTCTGGTGCTCCTGTACAAAGGATGATTATAAACACAAGAAGGATGACGCAGACGGTAGCACCGCAGATGTGTCATTTCCCCTGATACTTTGCTTGTTGTTCTTGTCCGTTTTCTCTCAGGTTTATCAACAATTGCAAAACCATTGCTTTGCTTTGGTATCCTGTTTATACCTACTGTGCTTTGACCCGACATTACACCACATATTTTCTACCCTGATGACTAAGGAATACATTGACATTACAGAAtgcagcacacatggcagtgtaTTACCACATGTTGCTATGCAGCACTAAAGATAGTCATACTTTTAAAGCTTTCTTTGTAGAATgctgtaaagaggaactccagtgaaaataatgtaataacaaaaatgcttcattttgacaataattatgtataaatgatttagtcagtgtttgcccattgtaaaatcttttaaatccctgatttatattctgacatttatcacatggtgacatttttactgctggcaggtgatgtagctgct is a window of Hyperolius riggenbachi isolate aHypRig1 chromosome 6, aHypRig1.pri, whole genome shotgun sequence DNA encoding:
- the GFY gene encoding Golgi-associated olfactory signaling regulator, whose product is MGIGASHCIMLIVFLFCYTEITNAMDSVPPPDQNTNATNQSDGYNSSLAALDNSNNFIQKLMPDDKLGTAQSYNGSRTAENDSAEYNEVSNLTSSANLAHVNSGNVTHYIIWKQFINFPNFVVYHTYIGEAGLQKSSGLRKYLTAHKILALFLGMAGVLACLLVIIYCIYIRQDKEDMFSHHRLYGEGFEDPVLHLDTPVDHLDFFSFRETEITPYPTPQHKCLKAETAECKRNYMVEDPKTVVTDDHIHQAVQMGTLKLS